One window from the genome of Oryza glaberrima chromosome 3, OglaRS2, whole genome shotgun sequence encodes:
- the LOC127765921 gene encoding glycine-rich cell wall structural protein-like has translation MGRTGRRVRAFALAALAAVLVLVASTEARLLEKETLGGGGGFGGGGGFGGGGGLGGGGGAGGGFGGGLGHGGGLGGGFGGGKGGGLGGGGGLGGGGGAGGGFGGGLGHGGGLGGGFGGGKGGGLGGGGGLGGGAGGGGGLGSGGGLGGGAGGGLGGGAGGGGGLGGGAGGGLGGGAGGGGGVGGGLGGGARGGLGGGAGGGGGLGGGVGGGGGLGGGAGGGLGGGAGGGGGAGGGLGGGAGGGGGLGGGAGGGLGGGAGGGGGLGGGAGGGLGGGAGAGGGGGLGGGTGGGGGLGGGAGGGLGGGAGAGGGLGGGAGAGGGGGLGGGAEGGGGLGGGAGGGLGGGAGAGGGFGGGAGADGGGGLGGGAGGGGGLGGGAGGGVGAGGGFGGGAGAGAGGGGGLGGGAGGGGGLGGGTGGGLGGGVGAGGGFGGGKGGGFGGGLGGGSGSGFGGGFGAGGGAGGGAGAGFGGGAGAGGGGGLGAGGGGGGGFGGGGGVGGKL, from the exons ATGGGGAGGACGGGGAGACGTGTGAGGGCCTTTGCGCTCGCGGCATTGGCCGCGGTGCTTGTTCTGGTGGCGTCCACTGAGGCACGGCTCCTTGAGAAGGAGACGttgggtggcggaggaggcttcggtggtggtggtggctttggtggtggtggtggtcttggaggaggtggtggtgcaggTGGTGGTTTCGGTGGAGGGCTTGGTCATGGCGGAGGTCTTGGCGGTGGGTTTGGAGGGGGTAAAGGTGGCGGCctaggcggaggcggtggtcttggcggcggaggtggcgcagGTGGTGGTTTCGGTGGAGGGCTTGGTCATGGTGGTGGCCTTGGCGGTGGGTTCGGTGGTGGGAAGGGCGGTGGTcttggcggaggcggcggtcttGGTGGTGGAgccggtggaggtggagggctTGGTAGTGGTGGTGGGCTAGGTGGCGGAGCTGGTGGTGGCCTCGGTGGTGGtgcaggtggaggtggcggacttggtggtggtgctggaggAGGACTTGGCGGTggagccggtggtggtggtggtgttggagGAGGCCTCGGTGGTGGTGCCAGAGGTGGgcttggtggtggtgctggcggaggcggtggactTGGTGGTGGTgtaggtggaggtggcggacttggtggtggtgctggaggAGGACTTGGCGGTggagccggtggtggtggtggtgccggagGTGGgcttggtggtggtgctggcggaggcggtggactTGGTGGTGGTGCAGGAGGCGGCCTTGGTGGGGGtgctggtggaggcggcgggcttGGCGGTGGTGCAGGGGGAGGACTcggtggtggtgctggtgccggtggaggtggtggactAGGTGGTGGCaccggaggaggtggtggactAGGTGGTGGTGCCGGAGGCGGtcttggtggtggtgcaggAGCAGGGGGAGGGCTAGGTGGCGGTGCTGGtgccggtggaggtggtggactCGGTGGTGGCGCCGAAGGAGGTGGCGGACTAG GCGGTGGTGCCGGAGGCGGCCTTGGTGGTGGTGCAGGAGCCGGTGGTGGGTTTGGAGGCGGTGCCGGTGCTGATGGAGGTGGCGGACTTGGTGGTGGcgccggaggaggtggcggactaggtggtggtgctggaggTGGTGTAGGAGCGGGTGGTGGGTTTGGTGGTGGTGCCGGTGCTGGtgcaggtggaggtggcggaCTCGGCGGTGGtgctggaggaggtggcggactTGGTGGTGGCACCGGAGGCGGCCTTGGTGGTGGTGTAGGAGCAGGCGGTGGCTTTGGGGGCGGCAAAGGTGGTGGCTTCGGCggggggctcggtggcggcagcggtagTGGTTTCGGTGGTGGGTTTGGTGCTGGTGGTGGAGCCGGAGGTGGTGCTGGTGCGGGTTTCGGCGGGGGCGCcggtgcgggtggtggtggagggctaggtgccggaggcggaggtggtggaggtttcggtggcggaggtggcgtTGGCGGGAAGCTGTGA
- the LOC127768198 gene encoding probable pectinesterase 67, which produces MARPRLLLLPLLAVAAAVLSSPFGRALAKTAKKSNDIVNGPLLTSKINAKRTLIVGPEDEFKTVQSAIDAVPVGNTEWVIVHLRSGIYREKVMIPETKPFIFVRGNGKGRTSINHESASSHNAESAAFTVHADNVIVFGLSIRNSARAGLPNVPEVRTVAAMVGGDKIAFYHCAFYSPHHTLFDVAGRHYYESCYIQGNIDFIFGGGQSIFQCPEIFVKPDRRTEIKGSITAQNRKQEDGSGFVFIKGKVYGVGQVYLGRANEAYSRVIFADTYLSKTINPAGWTSYGYTGSTDHVMLGEFNCTGPGSEATKREPWSRQLTQEEADKFINIDFINGKEWLPAYYY; this is translated from the exons ATGGCCCggccacgcctcctcctcctccctctcctcgccgtcgccgcggcggtgcTCTCGTCGCCGTTCGGCCGCGCGCTCGCCAAGACGGCCAAGAAGAGCAACGACATCGTCAATGGCCCACTGCTCACCTCCAAGATCAACGCCAAGCGCACGCTGATCGTCGGCCCCGAGGACGAGTTCAAGACCGTGCAGTCCGCCATCGACGCCGTGCCCGTCGGCAACACCGAGTGGGTCATCGTCCACCTCCGTTCCGGCATCTACAG GGAGAAAGTTATGATCCCGGAAACCAAGCCGTTCATCTTCGTGAGGGGCAACGGCAAGGGCCGGACCTCAATCAACCACGAGTCCGCTTCCTCCCACAACGCCGAGTCTGCCGCCTTCACCGTGCACGCGGACAACGTCATCGTCTTCGGCCTCAGCATCAGG AACAGCGCGCGCGCCGGGCTGCCCAACGTCCCGGAGGTGCGCACGGTGGCCGCCATGGTCGGCGGCGACAAGATTGCCTTCTACCACTGCGCGTTCTACAGCCCCCACCACACCCTCTtcgacgtcgccggccgccactaCTACGAGAGCTGTTACATCCAGGGCAACATCGACTTCATCTTCGGCGGCGGCCAGTCCATCTTCCAA TGCCCGGAGATCTTCGTGAAGCCTGACCGGCGGACGGAGATCAAGGGGTCCATCACGGCGCAGAACCGCAAGCAGGAGGACGGCAGCGGCTTCGTCTTCATCAAGGGCAAGGTGTACGGCGTCGGGCAGGTGTACCTGGGCCGCGCCAACGAGGCCTACTCGCGCGTCATCTTCGCCGACACCTACCTCTCCAAGACCATCAACCCGGCCGGCTGGACCAGCTACGGCTACACCGGATCCACCGA CCACGTGATGCTCGGGGAGTTCAACTGCACCGGGCCGGGCTCCGAAGCGACGAAGCGCGAGCCGTGGTCGCGGCAGCTCACCCAGGAGGAGGCCGACAAGTTCATCAACATCGACTTCATCAACGGCAAGGAGTGGCTCCCGGCGTACTACTACTGA